In Hydrogenimonas thermophila, a single genomic region encodes these proteins:
- a CDS encoding endonuclease MutS2, translating into MSNKKEIIKQLDLVSYIEQFEGFLARPKPLFMEGDRSLHFRFIKALETVEFKAPPKVKNLDDCWMRLSKQGVLGLDEIFEAVKIVRYFQYLKNIKIENELGTWLAEIRVPEPIVEIERMFDEKGNLQDSVDERLASLKVAIKQNREAIRQTLSRMLNSSKIGPYLVDRQIHYVNDEEALLVRGGFNHVMKASIIGRTTAGFFYVIPESIGKLKDKEAGIASKLEELYYEIAKKISLTMASWLKFWRFIDKAYDRFDHYQARMQMARFSDLSFVLPNSSDVIKLVDFAHPALSHPKPVTIDFSKNVLMITGVNAGGKTMLLKSILASAWLAKYLLPMKCDAKATKIGSFKQIEAIIEDPQNVKNDISTFAGRMRQFSQLFSQNGVLVGVDEIELGTDSDEAASLFKVMIEELIRRKIKIVITTHHKRLAAMMAGDERVELVAAVYDEKNQVPTYTFLQGIIGKSYAFETAERYGVPKNIVQKARVEYGEDKERLNELIERSSTLEKELRQKREELEQEIEALEKEKGRFKELNDSMERELLAKKRELEAIYNEATKQAREALKQKDERAIHRKLNEAHKTVKKAKIETPKRLESFAVGDKVKYRKNRGVIIALKAKEATIEVDGMKLRVPLSELKRSGNPPKPVKKKQVQVTLERSRATAGVKLDLHGLRSEEAIERLDKFLSDALLAGFDEVLVYHGIGTGKLAYAVRTFLKEHPSVKEFQDAPQHMGGFGATIVKL; encoded by the coding sequence CAGTTTGAAGGATTTCTTGCACGCCCTAAACCACTCTTTATGGAAGGTGACAGATCTTTACATTTTCGCTTTATCAAAGCACTTGAAACAGTAGAGTTTAAAGCACCGCCAAAGGTGAAAAACTTAGATGATTGCTGGATGCGTCTAAGCAAGCAGGGGGTGCTTGGGCTTGATGAGATTTTTGAAGCTGTTAAGATTGTACGCTATTTTCAGTATCTAAAAAACATTAAGATTGAAAATGAGCTGGGTACTTGGCTTGCTGAGATTAGAGTACCTGAGCCGATTGTTGAAATTGAAAGAATGTTTGATGAGAAGGGAAATTTGCAAGATAGCGTTGATGAGCGGTTGGCATCACTAAAAGTGGCTATCAAACAAAACCGTGAAGCAATTCGTCAAACACTTTCAAGAATGTTAAACAGCTCTAAGATTGGTCCTTATTTGGTTGACCGTCAGATTCACTATGTTAATGATGAAGAGGCATTACTGGTTCGCGGTGGCTTTAACCACGTAATGAAAGCTTCTATAATTGGGCGTACAACGGCAGGCTTTTTCTATGTGATTCCTGAATCAATAGGAAAACTTAAAGATAAAGAGGCTGGGATTGCCAGTAAATTAGAAGAGCTTTACTACGAAATTGCTAAAAAAATCAGTCTAACAATGGCAAGTTGGTTGAAGTTTTGGCGTTTTATTGACAAAGCTTACGATCGGTTTGATCACTATCAGGCACGGATGCAGATGGCAAGGTTTAGTGATCTTTCATTTGTCCTTCCAAATAGTAGTGATGTGATTAAACTGGTTGATTTTGCCCATCCGGCACTCTCTCATCCTAAGCCTGTTACAATTGATTTTTCTAAAAATGTGTTGATGATTACAGGGGTTAATGCCGGTGGTAAGACAATGCTTCTTAAATCTATTCTTGCTTCAGCTTGGCTGGCAAAATATCTATTGCCAATGAAGTGCGATGCAAAAGCGACAAAGATAGGCAGTTTTAAGCAAATTGAAGCGATCATTGAAGATCCTCAGAATGTCAAGAATGATATCTCTACATTTGCAGGACGAATGCGACAATTTTCTCAACTCTTTTCGCAAAATGGTGTATTGGTAGGAGTTGATGAAATTGAGCTTGGAACCGACAGTGATGAAGCAGCAAGTCTTTTTAAAGTGATGATTGAAGAGCTAATTCGGCGTAAAATTAAGATTGTCATTACAACGCACCATAAACGTTTAGCAGCAATGATGGCGGGTGATGAAAGAGTTGAACTGGTAGCAGCTGTATATGATGAGAAAAATCAAGTGCCGACCTATACATTCTTGCAAGGGATTATTGGTAAAAGCTATGCTTTTGAGACGGCAGAGCGTTATGGTGTGCCAAAAAACATTGTCCAAAAAGCACGAGTGGAGTATGGTGAGGATAAAGAGCGGCTTAATGAACTAATAGAGCGTTCGAGTACATTAGAAAAAGAGTTGCGTCAAAAACGTGAAGAGTTAGAGCAAGAGATTGAGGCACTGGAGAAAGAGAAAGGTCGTTTCAAAGAGCTCAATGACTCTATGGAGCGAGAACTGCTTGCCAAAAAACGAGAGCTTGAAGCAATCTATAATGAAGCAACCAAACAGGCACGTGAAGCGTTGAAACAGAAAGATGAGCGTGCAATTCACCGTAAACTAAATGAAGCGCATAAAACGGTAAAGAAAGCAAAGATAGAGACACCAAAACGTCTGGAAAGCTTTGCTGTAGGTGATAAGGTCAAATATCGTAAAAACCGCGGGGTGATTATTGCTCTTAAAGCAAAAGAGGCGACAATCGAGGTTGATGGTATGAAGCTGCGTGTACCGCTTAGTGAATTGAAGCGTTCAGGCAATCCTCCTAAGCCAGTTAAGAAAAAGCAGGTACAAGTGACACTAGAGCGATCAAGGGCAACGGCTGGAGTGAAGTTGGACTTGCACGGTCTTCGCAGTGAAGAGGCTATTGAGCGACTCGATAAATTTCTTTCAGATGCACTTTTAGCAGGCTTTGATGAGGTTTTGGTCTATCACGGAATTGGAACCGGTAAATTGGCATATGCTGTAAGAACATTTTTAAAAGAGCATCCAAGTGTCAAAGAGTTTCAAGATGCACCACAACATATGGGCGGATTTGGTGCTACAATTGTAAAACTTTAA